A window of Alkalicoccobacillus plakortidis genomic DNA:
TATCATCCGGACTGTCTGAATGAACACTCGGGGTGACATGCCAATATACTTATTAAATTGACGTGTGAAATGGTTATAGTGTTGGAAGCCTACATTAAAAGCAACCTCAGATGCCGTTAAGTTTGTATGGGTAAGAAGGTACGTTGCTTGTTTAATTCTCATTCGATTAAGAGTGGCTACAATAGACTCGCCAGTATTTTCTTTGAAAACGTGTTGTAATCGGGAAGGAGATAGACCTATGCTATTTCCTAACTCTGTGATTTGGATGTTCTCATTCATGCGTGTTGCAAGGATATAAAGTACTTCCTCGACGCGAGGATCCAGCTTGCTATTTTTCTGCTTGGAATACAATAAAATAATTTCACGTAACGAGCTTAAACACAATTCGTGCCATAGGTGACCTTGTTCACGAAA
This region includes:
- a CDS encoding helix-turn-helix domain-containing protein, giving the protein EGMDDWLMTFTLGGEGYINAGGQIKNLRAGDLSLLRPRVPHVYGTAKQKSWEFVWVHFSNSFADTNVLPQDDLITHHFEQQVLRDRIFDAFKRILSDFREQGHLWHELCLSSLREIILLYSKQKNSKLDPRVEEVLYILATRMNENIQITELGNSIGLSPSRLQHVFKENTGESIVATLNRMRIKQATYLLTHTNLTASEVAFNVGFQHYNHFTRQFNKYIGMSPRVFIQTVRMIN